The Couchioplanes caeruleus sequence GCGCGACCCTGTGGACAACTGCGGGATCGGGGCGACCTCAGCGCAGCTCGCGGAGGTAGCCGCCGGGGTTGTCGAGGAAGCGTCGCCAGTGCGCCACGACCTCGAGGTCGTTCCAGCTCGTGCGCCGGATGCCGTGCTCGCCCAGCTCCAGGATCGTCGCGCCGGGCAGGGCGGTGAGCAGGGGAGAGTGGGTCGCGACCACGACCTGTGCCCCGTCCGAGCGCATCGCCTCGAGCCGGGCGAGCAGGCCGAGCGTCGACGTGAACGACAGCGGCGCCTCGGGCTCGTCCATCAGGTAGAAGCCGTACCCGTGGAATTTGCGGGAGAGCAGCTCCACGAAGCCCTCGCCGTGGCTGCGGTCGTGCAGGTCGCCGTCCGGCGACCCCGGCAGATTCTCCAGGTACGTGTACAGCCCGTGCATCGTCTCGGCGCGCAGGAAGTACGCGTTGGGCCGCCGCCCGGGAGTGCGGACCACCTTCAGCGCCTCGCCCAGCGGCGCCTCGGTGACCCGGCTGCGGTGGCGGACGGAGCGTGAGCCGCCCTCCGGGTTGAGGCCGTGGGCGACGGCCAGCGCCTCGATGAGCGTCGACTTGCCGGAGCCGTTCTCGCCCACCAGGAAGGTGACTCCGGCCGGGATGTTCAGGCCGTGGTCGAGCAGCGCCGCGACCGCGGGTATCGTCGCCCACCATGCGGTCCGGTCGACCTCCGCCTGCGGGTCCCGCTCGATCCGGCGGACGGGCCGGTCCGGAAGCGGGCTACTCCTCATCGTCCTCGTCGTCGCGGGCCAGCCAGGTGGCGAACCGCTCGATCGGCGTCTCGAACTCGGGGTTGACGTCGACGAACGTCCGCAACTGCTCGGCCACCCACTCGAGGGTCACGGTCTCCTCGCCGCGCCGCTCGACCAGTTCCTCGATGCCTCGATCGGTGAAGTACATGTCCGGATCCTATGCAGCAGCGCCCCGCCGGTGACCGACGGGGCGCTGCTCATGGGCGGTGCGTCAGGGGCGGGGGAGCGCCGCCTCGATCAGGGCCGACTGCTCGGCCTCGTGCATCTTCGCCGAGCCGACCGCGGGTGCGGCCGCCGCCGGGCGGGAGATGCGGCGCAGGCGTACGCCCTCGAGATGCTCCAGGAGGTTGAGCGCCACGAAGGACCAGGCGCCCTGGTTGGCCGGCTCCTCCTGCACCCAGGCGAAGTCCTCGGCCTCGGGGAACTGGTTGAGCACGGCCTTGAGCTCCTCGACGGGCAGCGGGTGGATCTGCTCCATCCGGATGATCGCCGTATCGGTGATGCCGCGCTCGGCACGGGCCTGGAACAGGTCGTAGTAGACCTTGCCCGAGCAGAGCAGGACCCGCTTGACCGCCGAGGCGTCCAGCGGCGTGCCGTTGATCCCGGCGTCGCCCAGCACCGGCTGGAACGTGCCGTTGGTGAAGTCGGAGACCGACGACACCGCGAGCTTGTGGCGCAGCAGGGACTTGGGCGAGAAGACCACCAGCGGCTTGCGCTTGGTGGACAGCGCCTGGCGGCGCAGCAGGTGGAAGTAGTTGGCCGGGGTGGTCGGGTTGGCCACCCGCATGTTGTCCTGCGCGCAGAGCTGTAGGAACCGCTCCGGACGGCCGGACGAGTGGTCCGGGCCCTGGCCCTCCTGGCCGTGCGGGAGCAGCAGCACCAGCGACGACTGCTGGCCCCACTTCACCTCGCCGGAGGAGATGAACTCGTCGACGATCGACTGGGCGCCGTTGACGAAGTCGCCGAACTGGGCCTCCCAGAGGACCAGCGCGTCGGGGTTCTCCACCGAGTAGCCGTATTCGAAGCCCATGGCCGCGTACTCGCTGAGCAGCGAGTCGTGGACGAAGAAGCGGGCGTTGCCGGTGGCCAGCGTGGACAGCGGCAGGAAGTCGTCGCCGGTCTTGGCGTCGACGATCGAGGCGTGCCGGGAGGTGAAGGTGCCTCGGCGCGAGTCCTGGCCGGCGAGCCGGACGGTGACGCCCTGGGTGAGCAGCGAGCCGAAGGCGATCAGCTCGCCGAAGCCCCAGTCGATACCGCCCTCGGTGGCCATCTTGGCGCGCCGTTCGAGGAGCTGCTGCACGCGCTTGTGCGGGGTGAAGCCCTCGGGCAGCTCGATGTGCGCCTGGCCGATCGACTTGACCACGCTCGCGTCGACCGCGGTCTCCACCTGGGGCTCCGGCTCGTCGCCGGGAGCCGGGCGGACCCGCGGCGGGGATCCCGCCGTGTCGCGGGTCGCCTTGAAGACCTTCTCGAGCTGGGACTGGTAGTCGCGGAGTTGCTCCTGGGCGTCGTCCACGGTGATGTCGCCGCGGCCGATCAGCTCCTCGGTGTAGAGCTTGCGGACCGAGCGCTTGGTGTCGATGATCTGGTACATCCGCGGGTTGGTCATCGACGGGTCGTCGCCCTCGTTGTGGCCGCGGCGGCGGTAGCAGACGAGGTCGATGACGACGTCCTTGTTGAACGCCTGACGGTATTCGAAGGCCAGCTTGGCGACGCGGACGACGGCCTCGGGGTCGTCGCCGTTCACGTGGAAGATGGGCGCCTGGATCATGCGGGCCACGTCGGTCGAGTAGAGCGACGAGCGGCTGTACTCCGGGGCGGTGGTGAAGCCGACCTGGTTGTTGACCACGACGTGGACCGTGCCGCCGGTGCGGTAGCCACGCAGCTGGGAGAGGTTCAGCGTCTCGGCCACGACGCCCTGACCGGCGAACGCGGCGTCGCCGTGCACCAGCACCGGCAGCACCGTGTAGCCGTGCAGGCCCAGGTCGAGGCGGTCCTGCTTGGCGCGGACGATGCCCTCGAGCACCGGGTCGACGGCCTCGAGGTGGGACGGGTTGGCGACCACGCTGACGGTGGTGGAGTTCTCGCCGTCGGGCGTCGTGTACTTGCCCGTCTGGCCGAGGTGGTACTTCACGTCGCCCGAGCCGTGCGCCGACTTCGGGTCCATCTGACCCTCGAACTCGTTGAAGATTTTCTCGTACGGTTTGCCGACGATGTTCGCGAGCACGTTGAGCCGGCCGCGGTGGGCCATGCCGATGACCATCTCGTCGAGGCCCGCCTCGGCCGAGGACTGCAGGACGGCGTCGAGCAGCGGGATCAGCGACTCGCCGCCCTCGAGCGAGAAGCGCTTCTGCCCGACGTACTTGGTCTGCAGGAAGGTCTCGAACGCCTCGGCGGCGTTGAGCCGGTTGAGGACGTGCTTCTGCTCGTCCTGGTTCGGCTTGGTGTACTTGATCTCGATCCGGTCCTGGATCCAGCGCCGCTCCTCGGGGCCCTGGATGTGCATGTACTCGATGCCGACCCGGCGGCAGTACGTGTCGCGCAGCACGCCGAGCACGTCGCGCAGCCGCATCTTCTGCTTGCCGCCGAAGCCGCCCACCGGGAAGGTCCGGTCGAGGTCCCACAGGGTCAGCCCGTGCTGGAGCACGTCCAGGTCGGGGTGCCGGCGGATCTTGAACTCGAGCGGGTCGGTGTCGGCCATGAGGTGCCCGCGCACCCGGTACGCGTGGATCAGCTCGACCACCCGCGCGGCCTTGTCGATCTGCCCCTCGGAGGTCCGGGCGACGTCGCGCACCCAGCGCACGGGCTCGTACGGAATCCGCAGCGAGGTGAAGATGTCGTCGTAGAACGAGTGCTCGCCGAGCAGGAACTCGTGCATCGACTTGAGGAACTCGCCGGACTGCGCGCCCTGGATGACCCGGTGGTCGTAGGTGCTGGTCAGCGTGGTGACCTTGCTGACGCCGTGCTCGGTGAGGGTCTCGTCGGACATGCCCGAGTACGGAGCGGGGTACTCCATCGCGCCCACGCCGATGATCGCGCTCTGGCCGGTCATCAGCCGCGGGATGGAGTGCACGGTGCCGATGCCGCCGGGGTTGGTCAGCGAGATCGTCGTCCCGGCGTAGTCGTCCATGGTCAGCTCGTTGCGGCGGGCGCGCCGGACGATGTCCTCGTACGCCTGCCAGAACTGCCGGAAGTCGAGCTGCTCGCAGTTCTTGACCGAGGGCACGACGAGCGTGCGCGAGCCGTCCTTCTTGACGAGGTCGATGGCGATGCCGAGGTTGATGTGCTCCGGCTGCACGAGGGTGGGCTTGCCGTCGACCTCGGCGAAGGAGTTGTTCATCTCCGGGTGGGCCATGACCGAGCGGACCAGCGCCCAGCCGATGAGGTGGGTGAAGCTCACCTTGCCACCGCGGCCCCGGGCCAGGTGGTTGTTGATGACGATGCGGTTGTCCACCAGCAGCTTGGCCGGCACGGCGCGCACCGAGGTGGCGGTCGGCACCTCGAGGGAGGCGCCCATGTTCTGCACGATCTTGGCGGCGACGCCGCGCAGCGTGGTCACCTTCGCGTCGGCCGGGACGTTGCCGTTGGCGGCGGCCTTGGCGGGCGCCGGGGCGGCCTTCGTCGCGGCCGGCGCCGCCGCGGGGGCGGGCGCCGGAGCCGCGGCCGGCGCCGCCGGGACGGTCGGCTTCTCGGGCGCGACCGTCGCGGCGGCGGGTGCGTCGGTGCCGGCCTTGGCGGCGGTGGCCTTCGCGTTGGCGGCCGTGGCCTCGTCAGGCGTCGCGATCGAGCCCGCCGCCGTGGCCGGCTTGTAGTCGGCGAAGAAGTCGTGCCAGGCGGGGTCGACGCTCGTGGGGTCGGCCAGATACCGCTGGTACATCTCGTCGACGATCCACTCGTTGGGACCGAAGTCCGCGAGTGGATTCTCATGCGAAGTCTGCTGGGTCGACACTTCCGTGTTCGCCTCTTTCACCATGTTGTCAGCACGCGACGTTCGTCACAGAGCACGAAGGATTCGGCGTCAAGGCTACGCCGTGGCTTCGGCGTAACCGTTCGGACGTCCGGACTGTGACCTACGGTATGAGGCAGAAGTGGTCAGTGTGACCCGGCGGATACGTCAGGTGACGTCGCGCCGCTTCGCGATCCAGGTGCCGAACCCGCCTGCGAGCAGGGCGTAGCCGATCAGGATCGCCGCACCCACCCACCGCGGCGGATTGCCGGGCATCTCCGTGCCGGACACCATCAGATCGGATGCCATGGTCGGGACGAGGACCTGGAGCTTGCCGATCCCCTCGCCGAACCGCGAGACCAGCAGGAGGAAGAGGAGCGAGGCCCCGAAGGTGCCGATCACATACACCGAGCTCAGGGTGATCGTCGCGCCGAGCTGGCTGCGGATCAGGACGCCGGCGCCCACGCCGAGGATCGCCCAGAGCGCGTACGCCAGCGCGTTGAGCCCGATCGCCCGCCACACCGCCGGCTCGCCGAGCTGGACATCGACCTTGAGCAGGCCCAGCACGATCGGAGCGGCGACCAGGTTGAGGAGCGTGGTGACCAGCCAGAAGATCGATCCGAGGATGACGGACGCGACCAGCTTCGCCAGGATCACCGCCTCGCGACGCGGGGTCAGCAGGAACGTGGTGGTCGCGGTCTGGTGGAAGTACTCGTTGGTCACCACGATCGTGGCGAGCATGAGCACCATCAGCAGTCCCATGAACTGCCCGCTGGTGTAGAGGGTGCTGGCGATGTTCACGGGTTCGGCGGCCGCCACGATCTGGGCGGCTCCGTCGCCTTCCACCCCCTCGCCTGCGGTCATCTGCTGCAGCGAGTAGCTCTCGCCCCAGTTGTAGAGCACGGCGAGCACCCACAGCACCAGGGTGACGATCCCGAAGATCCACCACGTGTTGGTGGTGCGGATCTTGAGCAGTTCGGCTCGGACCAGGTTCATCGGATGCCCGCCTTTCCGGCCGTCAGTTGCAGGAACACCTGTTCCAGGTCGGCCTTCTCGCCGGTGAGCTCGTGCAGCTCGATCCCGGCGGTGAAGGCGATGTTGCCCACCCGCGCCGGGTCGAGGCCGGTCACCGACAGGGCGCCGTCGGGCAGGGCGGTGACGCCTGCCTGCTGCGCGGTGAGCGCCGCGGCCAGGTCGGCGGCACGCGGGCTGCGCACCCGGACCTGCGACAGCCCGGCCATCGAGCCGAGCACCTCGTCGACCGGACCCTGCCGGATGAGCTGACCCGCCGCGATGATCACGACGTCGTCGGCGAGCTGCTGCATCTCGGAGAGCAGGTGGCTGGAGACCAGCACCGTGCGCCCCTCGGAGGCGAGGAACTTGAGCAGGTCGCGCATCCAGCGGATGCCCTCGGGGTCGAGGCCGTTGGCGGGCTCGTCGAGGATCAGCACGCGCGGGTTGCCCAGAAGGGCCGCCGCGATGCCCAGCCGCTGCTTCATGCCCAGCGAGTAGCCCTTGAACTTGCGCTTCGCCGCCGAGTCCAGCCCGACTCGGGAGAGTGCCTGGTCGGCGGCCTCCCTCGGCAGTCCCGCGGCGGCACAGATGACCCGCAGGTGGTTGATGCCGGTGCGGCCCTTGTGCGCGCTGGACGCCTCGAGGACCGCGCCGACGTGGCGGATCGGGTCCTGAAGGTCGGCGTAGCGGACGCCGGAGAACGTGGCGGTGCCGGCCGTGGGCCGGACCAGGCCGAGCATCATCCGCAGGGTGGTGGTCTTGCCGGCGCCGTTGGGGCCGAGGAAGCCGGTCACCCGGCCGGGTCGCACGGTGAAGGACAGGTTGTCGACTGCCCGCAGTTTCTTGTATTGCTTGGTGAGCTGGGAGACGACGATCTCCCCTTGGCCGGCTGGCGCCACGTTGATCCTCCCCGTCGTTGAATAGATCAACTTACCGGTCGACGGCAATCCATGTAGCCCGTGCGCGCGCGAGCGCGGTGCCACCCTGGGCATACACGGTCGAATCGACCACGGCCTTGCGTCCCTCCGTGCTGACCGGGGCACCGACGACCACGCACCGGTCGCCGGGCGCGGGCAGGGCGTCGACCGCCACCGCGATCCGGCCGAGCACGAAGACGCGGCCCGTCTGCAGCGCGGACCAGCCACCCGGGCAGTCGAGCGCCGCCCACATCGTCGCGACCGTGACGTCCGGCGGGACCTCCCATGCGGCCGCCATCCGTCCGTCCGGCAGGGGGCCGGGGAAGATGCGCAGGCCGCCGGGGTGCTCCGGGCCGCAGACGTAGCAGCCGGGGAAGGGATGGTTCGAGAAACCGGGATAGGGACCCGCGTCGGCGGGCGTCGCGGGCGGCACCCCGGGACCGGCGTCGGCGTCCGCCGTCACCTCGGCGACGAGCGTGCCCGCCGGATCGAGCACCTTGGCCCCGGAGAGAGTCAGCGGGGTCTCCAGCGGCGGCGGCACGCGCAGGGTGACCTGGAAAGCCCGGCCGTCGGCGCCCGCGCCGGCCTCGACGGCGAAGGTGCCGGCGGACCAGCCGCCGTTGCCGGAACCGGGCGGACCGTTGAAGCGCGCGGGGATCAGCATGGCCAGACCATCTCACGCCGGTACGACAATGCGTTCACTTACCGGTCATCCGCCGCCTCCCGGTGCGCCACGCCCCCGGCAATCGCGAGCCCTACACAAGTCTCATGACGGTACTGATGACCGCCGCCGCCCCCACCGGGACCAGCGGCTATTCGCTCCTCATCGCCGACGACGCCACCCAGGTCGCGGCCGCGCAGCGCCTGCGCCACGACGTCTTCGCCACCGAGCTCGGCGCCACCCTGCGCGGCGCCACCCCCGACGGGCGGGACTGCGACGAGTTCGACGAGTTCTGCGACCACCTGATCGTGCGCGACGACGCGACCGGCGACGTGGTCGGCACCTACCGGATGATGACGCCGAGGGCCGCCGAGCGCGCCGGGCGCCGCTACGGCGACGGCGAATTCGTGATGAGCGGCCTGAGCCCGCTGCGCGACCAACTCGCGGAGACCGGCCGGTCCTGCGTGCACCCCGACCACCGCTCCG is a genomic window containing:
- a CDS encoding ABC transporter permease subunit, whose translation is MNLVRAELLKIRTTNTWWIFGIVTLVLWVLAVLYNWGESYSLQQMTAGEGVEGDGAAQIVAAAEPVNIASTLYTSGQFMGLLMVLMLATIVVTNEYFHQTATTTFLLTPRREAVILAKLVASVILGSIFWLVTTLLNLVAAPIVLGLLKVDVQLGEPAVWRAIGLNALAYALWAILGVGAGVLIRSQLGATITLSSVYVIGTFGASLLFLLLVSRFGEGIGKLQVLVPTMASDLMVSGTEMPGNPPRWVGAAILIGYALLAGGFGTWIAKRRDVT
- a CDS encoding ABC transporter ATP-binding protein; the protein is MAPAGQGEIVVSQLTKQYKKLRAVDNLSFTVRPGRVTGFLGPNGAGKTTTLRMMLGLVRPTAGTATFSGVRYADLQDPIRHVGAVLEASSAHKGRTGINHLRVICAAAGLPREAADQALSRVGLDSAAKRKFKGYSLGMKQRLGIAAALLGNPRVLILDEPANGLDPEGIRWMRDLLKFLASEGRTVLVSSHLLSEMQQLADDVVIIAAGQLIRQGPVDEVLGSMAGLSQVRVRSPRAADLAAALTAQQAGVTALPDGALSVTGLDPARVGNIAFTAGIELHELTGEKADLEQVFLQLTAGKAGIR
- a CDS encoding AAA family ATPase, translating into MRSSPLPDRPVRRIERDPQAEVDRTAWWATIPAVAALLDHGLNIPAGVTFLVGENGSGKSTLIEALAVAHGLNPEGGSRSVRHRSRVTEAPLGEALKVVRTPGRRPNAYFLRAETMHGLYTYLENLPGSPDGDLHDRSHGEGFVELLSRKFHGYGFYLMDEPEAPLSFTSTLGLLARLEAMRSDGAQVVVATHSPLLTALPGATILELGEHGIRRTSWNDLEVVAHWRRFLDNPGGYLRELR
- a CDS encoding multifunctional oxoglutarate decarboxylase/oxoglutarate dehydrogenase thiamine pyrophosphate-binding subunit/dihydrolipoyllysine-residue succinyltransferase subunit, whose amino-acid sequence is MSTQQTSHENPLADFGPNEWIVDEMYQRYLADPTSVDPAWHDFFADYKPATAAGSIATPDEATAANAKATAAKAGTDAPAAATVAPEKPTVPAAPAAAPAPAPAAAPAATKAAPAPAKAAANGNVPADAKVTTLRGVAAKIVQNMGASLEVPTATSVRAVPAKLLVDNRIVINNHLARGRGGKVSFTHLIGWALVRSVMAHPEMNNSFAEVDGKPTLVQPEHINLGIAIDLVKKDGSRTLVVPSVKNCEQLDFRQFWQAYEDIVRRARRNELTMDDYAGTTISLTNPGGIGTVHSIPRLMTGQSAIIGVGAMEYPAPYSGMSDETLTEHGVSKVTTLTSTYDHRVIQGAQSGEFLKSMHEFLLGEHSFYDDIFTSLRIPYEPVRWVRDVARTSEGQIDKAARVVELIHAYRVRGHLMADTDPLEFKIRRHPDLDVLQHGLTLWDLDRTFPVGGFGGKQKMRLRDVLGVLRDTYCRRVGIEYMHIQGPEERRWIQDRIEIKYTKPNQDEQKHVLNRLNAAEAFETFLQTKYVGQKRFSLEGGESLIPLLDAVLQSSAEAGLDEMVIGMAHRGRLNVLANIVGKPYEKIFNEFEGQMDPKSAHGSGDVKYHLGQTGKYTTPDGENSTTVSVVANPSHLEAVDPVLEGIVRAKQDRLDLGLHGYTVLPVLVHGDAAFAGQGVVAETLNLSQLRGYRTGGTVHVVVNNQVGFTTAPEYSRSSLYSTDVARMIQAPIFHVNGDDPEAVVRVAKLAFEYRQAFNKDVVIDLVCYRRRGHNEGDDPSMTNPRMYQIIDTKRSVRKLYTEELIGRGDITVDDAQEQLRDYQSQLEKVFKATRDTAGSPPRVRPAPGDEPEPQVETAVDASVVKSIGQAHIELPEGFTPHKRVQQLLERRAKMATEGGIDWGFGELIAFGSLLTQGVTVRLAGQDSRRGTFTSRHASIVDAKTGDDFLPLSTLATGNARFFVHDSLLSEYAAMGFEYGYSVENPDALVLWEAQFGDFVNGAQSIVDEFISSGEVKWGQQSSLVLLLPHGQEGQGPDHSSGRPERFLQLCAQDNMRVANPTTPANYFHLLRRQALSTKRKPLVVFSPKSLLRHKLAVSSVSDFTNGTFQPVLGDAGINGTPLDASAVKRVLLCSGKVYYDLFQARAERGITDTAIIRMEQIHPLPVEELKAVLNQFPEAEDFAWVQEEPANQGAWSFVALNLLEHLEGVRLRRISRPAAAAPAVGSAKMHEAEQSALIEAALPRP
- a CDS encoding DUF6104 family protein, translating into MYFTDRGIEELVERRGEETVTLEWVAEQLRTFVDVNPEFETPIERFATWLARDDEDDEE